The sequence tttatttattcatttgccACTTTATCTAAAACtataataacattttctatcacaatttaaaccaaaataatattaaactaatttaaaccCTTTTCCACTTTTGAAGGGCTAATCATATCACTTATACTGGCTCTGACATTTCTGGGAGACTTCTGGGCATAGGCAATCACTAACTTATAAGGTGAATTAAATGTGTAGTCTAATTCGTTGGAATGATGATCCTGCCTAAGATCCAAACTGgtaacaatgttaataaaatcaTCCATAAAGCTGTCATGCAAAGACAGTGGTATGCGATCCAAAAAGGGACAAACTGCTTTGACGTTGTCTAAGGaaagaaacttaaaatttaatatattttaaaattattatttaaattatcttaCCTTTAAGAATTTCTAGTCCCTCATAGACATATACTTTATGCTTTAACTCTACATGTACATTTGAAAATCCCACAGCCTTAAGCATGGCAGAGAACTCCAGTTTTGGATCGTTGGAATAGTGCAAGGGTGATATGAATTGATCTACATCCTTCATGTAGTTAGACCATTTGGAAGATTTACTTAGCAGTTTGTAGACATCAAAAATCGGATTAGCAGCCAGAAATACTAAAAG comes from Calliphora vicina chromosome 2, idCalVici1.1, whole genome shotgun sequence and encodes:
- the jhamt gene encoding juvenile hormone acid O-methyltransferase → MNQACLYHRANQVQRHDAEQIIKEYSNILQWRSDGSDALLDVGSGSGDVLMDFIYTIMPPKFKRIVGSDISPKMINYAKNVYNLKERCDFRVLDIGTERDIPNDMKQQFDHVTSFYCLHWIQNQRQALQNIYNLLRVEGGDCLLVFLAANPIFDVYKLLSKSSKWSNYMKDVDQFISPLHYSNDPKLEFSAMLKAVGFSNVHVELKHKVYVYEGLEILKDNVKAVCPFLDRIPLSLHDSFMDDFINIVTSLDLRQDHHSNELDYTFNSPYKLVIAYAQKSPRNVRASISDMISPSKVEKGLN